The following are encoded together in the Candidatus Methylomirabilota bacterium genome:
- the carA gene encoding glutamine-hydrolyzing carbamoyl-phosphate synthase small subunit, whose protein sequence is MTPAVLVLRDGRVFRGQALGAVGQAWGEVIFNTAMQGYQEILTDPSYRGQIVVMTYPMIGNYGLNAEDVESRRPWVNGFVVKEASPYLSNWRGQVSLDAYLRTHGIVGIQGIDTRALTRHLRDQGAQDGIVASVETDEARLKEQARALPGLVGRDLVREVTSEAPAPWRQSIWDPARGYREPGPARARVVAYDAGIKFNILRQLASVGCDVTVVPATTPAGAVRELEPDGVCLSNGPGDPEAVPYLIDAARALLGRVPIFGICLGHQILGLAAGGRTYKLPFGHHGANHPVKDLATGRVEITAQNHGFAVDPASVERAGWATTHVNLNDGTCEGLRHREWPVFSVQYHPEASPGPHDANYLFHRFMELMSGSGKGG, encoded by the coding sequence ATGACGCCCGCCGTCCTCGTACTGCGCGATGGGCGGGTGTTCCGGGGCCAGGCGCTGGGCGCGGTAGGGCAGGCCTGGGGCGAGGTCATCTTCAACACCGCCATGCAGGGGTACCAGGAGATCCTGACCGATCCGTCGTACCGCGGGCAGATCGTCGTGATGACCTATCCGATGATCGGCAACTACGGCCTCAACGCCGAGGACGTGGAGTCGCGACGGCCCTGGGTCAACGGCTTCGTCGTCAAGGAGGCCTCCCCCTACCTGTCCAACTGGCGCGGGCAGGTCTCCCTCGACGCCTATCTCCGGACCCACGGCATCGTCGGCATCCAGGGGATCGACACCCGCGCGCTGACGCGCCACCTCCGCGACCAGGGCGCCCAGGACGGGATCGTCGCGTCGGTGGAGACGGACGAAGCGCGGTTGAAGGAACAGGCGCGCGCCCTGCCCGGACTGGTCGGGCGCGACCTGGTCCGCGAGGTGACGAGCGAGGCGCCCGCTCCGTGGCGCCAGTCCATCTGGGACCCGGCGCGCGGCTACCGCGAGCCCGGCCCGGCGCGCGCCAGGGTGGTCGCCTACGACGCCGGGATCAAGTTCAACATCCTGCGCCAGCTCGCCAGCGTCGGCTGCGACGTCACGGTCGTCCCGGCGACGACCCCGGCCGGGGCCGTGCGGGAGCTCGAGCCCGACGGGGTGTGCCTGTCCAACGGCCCCGGGGACCCCGAAGCGGTCCCCTACCTGATCGACGCGGCCCGCGCGCTGCTGGGCCGCGTGCCGATCTTCGGCATTTGCCTCGGCCACCAGATCCTGGGGCTCGCCGCCGGCGGCCGGACCTACAAGCTGCCGTTCGGCCACCACGGCGCGAACCATCCGGTGAAGGACCTGGCCACCGGCCGGGTCGAGATCACGGCGCAGAATCACGGCTTCGCCGTGGACCCCGCGTCGGTCGAGCGCGCGGGGTGGGCCACCACCCATGTCAACCTCAACGACGGCACCTGCGAGGGGCTGCGTCACCGCGAGTGGCCGGTGTTCTCGGTGCAGTACCACCCGGAGGCGTCGCCGGGGCCGCACGACGCGAACTATCTCTTTCACCGCTTCATGGAGCTGATGAGCGGGAGCGGGAAAGGAGGCTGA
- a CDS encoding dihydroorotase, which yields MSLLIRNGRVIDPANNVDAVQDALVEGGVIARVGPRLAAPEGTEIVEATGRIVCPGFIDMHVHLREPGFEYKETVATGTRAAAAGGFTAVCCMANTDPVNDNGSITEYILDRARTEGRVHVYPIGAVTRGLRGEELAELAELAETGCVAFSDDGKCVMNGALYRRAMEYTLPFGTPLISHAEDDNLSRGAAMNEGVVSTELGLPGAPAAAEDVMVARDIILAELTGAHVHIAHLSTAGAVRLVRDAKARGVRVTAEVTPHHLVLTEEALRTFDGNTKMNPPLRTKRDVEALIEALADGTIDCVATDHAPHALSEKEGEFDQTAFGVVGLETAVAVLLDRLVGPGLLPLKTLIARLSSGPARVLNLAGGSLAPGARADITILDLERELTVDPTRFHSRSRNTPFRGWTLRGGPWMTIVNGKVVAR from the coding sequence ATGAGCTTATTGATCCGCAACGGCCGCGTGATCGATCCCGCCAACAACGTGGACGCCGTCCAGGACGCGCTCGTCGAGGGCGGGGTGATCGCCCGGGTCGGGCCCCGGCTGGCCGCCCCGGAGGGGACCGAAATCGTCGAAGCCACCGGCAGGATCGTCTGTCCCGGCTTCATCGACATGCACGTCCACCTGCGGGAGCCGGGCTTCGAGTACAAGGAGACGGTGGCGACCGGTACGCGCGCGGCGGCGGCGGGCGGCTTCACCGCGGTCTGCTGCATGGCCAACACGGATCCCGTCAACGACAACGGCTCCATCACCGAGTACATCCTGGACCGGGCCCGGACCGAGGGCCGCGTCCACGTCTATCCCATCGGGGCGGTGACGCGCGGGCTCCGGGGCGAGGAGCTGGCCGAGCTGGCGGAGCTGGCCGAGACCGGGTGCGTGGCGTTCTCCGACGACGGCAAGTGCGTCATGAACGGGGCGCTCTACCGGCGCGCCATGGAGTACACGCTGCCGTTCGGCACGCCGCTCATCAGCCACGCCGAGGACGACAACCTCTCTCGGGGCGCGGCGATGAACGAGGGCGTCGTCTCCACCGAGCTGGGGCTGCCGGGGGCGCCGGCGGCGGCCGAGGACGTGATGGTGGCTCGCGACATCATCCTCGCCGAGCTGACGGGGGCGCACGTCCACATCGCCCACCTCTCGACCGCGGGGGCGGTGCGCCTCGTCCGCGATGCCAAGGCGCGGGGGGTGCGGGTGACGGCGGAGGTGACGCCCCACCACCTGGTGCTGACTGAAGAGGCGTTGCGGACGTTCGACGGCAACACCAAGATGAATCCGCCGCTCCGCACCAAGCGCGACGTGGAGGCGCTCATCGAGGCGCTGGCCGACGGGACCATCGACTGCGTGGCCACCGACCACGCCCCCCACGCGCTCAGCGAGAAGGAGGGGGAGTTCGACCAGACCGCCTTCGGCGTCGTCGGCCTGGAGACGGCGGTGGCGGTGCTGCTGGACCGACTGGTGGGGCCCGGCCTGCTCCCGCTCAAGACGCTGATCGCGCGCCTCAGCTCGGGCCCCGCGCGCGTGCTCAACCTCGCGGGCGGCAGCCTGGCGCCGGGGGCACGGGCCGACATCACGATTCTCGACCTCGAGCGGGAACTCACGGTCGATCCCACGCGGTTTCATTCGCGCAGCCGGAACACCCCGTTCAGGGGCTGGACGCTCCGCGGCGGCCCCTGGATGACGATCGTGAACGGAAAGGTGGTGGCCCGATGA
- a CDS encoding aspartate carbamoyltransferase catalytic subunit → MGWTRKDLLTIRDLDVSEITLLIDTAASLQEIATREIKKVPALRGKTIVNLFYEPSTRTRTSFEIAGKWLSADVVNFSVGGSSVSKGESMIDTAKNIAAMGPDVVVVRHSSAGAAELLARELGCSIVNAGDGAHEHPTQALLDLLTIREKKGHFEGLHAAIIGDVAHSRVARSNIQGMRKLGMAVTVAGPPTLIPPFVQELGVKVSYRLEDAIRDVDVIMMLRLQQERMTSGLIPSLREYSRYWGLGLDKLQAHARPDVLIMHPGPVNRGIELSPEVADGPYSVILDQVAKGVAVRMGVLFLLAGSRG, encoded by the coding sequence ATGGGCTGGACGCGCAAGGATCTTCTGACCATCCGCGACCTCGACGTGAGCGAGATCACCCTGCTGATCGACACCGCGGCGTCGCTGCAGGAGATCGCGACGCGCGAGATCAAGAAGGTCCCGGCCTTGCGCGGCAAGACGATCGTGAATCTCTTCTACGAGCCCTCCACTCGCACCCGCACGTCCTTCGAGATCGCCGGCAAGTGGCTCTCGGCCGACGTGGTGAACTTCTCGGTCGGCGGCTCCAGCGTCAGCAAGGGCGAGTCCATGATCGACACGGCCAAGAACATCGCCGCCATGGGCCCGGACGTCGTGGTCGTCCGCCACTCGTCGGCGGGCGCCGCCGAGCTGCTGGCCCGCGAGCTCGGCTGCTCGATCGTCAACGCCGGCGACGGCGCCCACGAGCACCCCACGCAGGCCCTGCTCGATCTCCTGACCATCCGTGAGAAGAAGGGCCACTTCGAGGGGCTGCACGCGGCGATCATCGGCGACGTCGCCCACAGCCGGGTTGCACGCTCGAACATCCAGGGCATGCGCAAGCTCGGCATGGCGGTCACCGTCGCCGGCCCCCCCACGCTCATCCCGCCTTTCGTCCAGGAGCTGGGCGTGAAGGTCAGCTACCGTCTGGAGGACGCCATCCGCGACGTGGACGTCATCATGATGCTGCGCCTGCAGCAGGAGCGGATGACGAGCGGCCTGATCCCTTCGCTGCGGGAGTACTCGCGCTACTGGGGGCTCGGACTGGACAAGCTCCAGGCCCACGCGCGGCCCGACGTGCTGATCATGCATCCAGGACCGGTCAACCGCGGCATCGAGCTCAGCCCCGAGGTGGCCGACGGCCCCTACTCGGTGATCCTGGACCAGGTCGCCAAAGGCGTCGCCGTGCGGATGGGGGTGTTGTTCCTGCTGGCCGGCAGCCGCGGCTGA
- the pyrR gene encoding bifunctional pyr operon transcriptional regulator/uracil phosphoribosyltransferase PyrR has product MSAPPPRSREKAQILDETSLDRALTRIAHEILERNAGAKDLAFVGLRTRGVTLAQRLAAKIARIDGTTLPVGTLDISLYRDDLDMRGAPVVRGTDIPFTIKDKTVILVDDVLFTGRTIRAALDAIIDLGRPKMVQLAVLIDRGHRELPIRPDYVGKNLPTSGRESVAVRLREHDGEDRVVIEEPEEA; this is encoded by the coding sequence ATGAGCGCCCCACCTCCGCGGTCCCGAGAGAAGGCCCAGATTCTCGACGAAACCTCGCTCGACCGCGCGCTGACCCGCATCGCCCACGAGATCCTGGAGCGGAACGCCGGCGCCAAGGACCTGGCCTTCGTGGGCCTGCGCACCCGCGGCGTGACGCTGGCCCAGCGGCTGGCCGCCAAGATCGCCCGCATCGACGGCACCACCCTGCCCGTCGGCACGCTCGACATCTCCCTCTACCGGGATGACCTCGACATGCGGGGCGCGCCCGTGGTGCGGGGCACGGACATCCCGTTCACGATCAAGGACAAGACGGTCATCCTCGTGGACGACGTCCTCTTCACCGGCCGGACCATCCGGGCCGCGCTGGACGCGATCATCGATCTCGGGCGCCCCAAGATGGTCCAGCTCGCCGTCCTGATCGACCGCGGTCACCGCGAGCTGCCGATCCGACCGGACTACGTGGGCAAGAACCTGCCCACCTCGGGCCGCGAGAGCGTGGCGGTGCGCCTCCGGGAGCACGACGGGGAAGATCGCGTGGTCATCGAAGAACCGGAGGAGGCCTGA
- a CDS encoding amidohydrolase family protein, translating into MTSLRLTGCRLPGRDGLADIAISEARITAITAHEPTPPRSNLVDVRGRLVTPGLIEAHIHLDKALLSERISAPAASAQEAIRLVAEAKRHFTVEDIQLRARRVLDLAVAAGTTAMRSHVEVDPIIGLAGMEAILPLKTEYAPAIDLQLCAFAQEGILQAPGTEALLRRALQMGADLVGGCPYNDTDALKHIDIVFRLAEAFNVDADFHVDFFDEPEHLHIREIVDQTIRIGWQGRVAVGHLTELAAVPPFEQDEIIADIATAGIGVICLPATDLYLMGRHDDANPRRGLTPVRRLLASGVPVALASNNIRNPFTTVGTADLTHMAFLASVAAHMGTADEMRQLVDAVTIHPAHILRLPNYGLAIGCRADLVVWECAEPEDIVATLAGRALVIKSGHVTIEHERHVRERWREGRASP; encoded by the coding sequence GTGACCTCGCTCCGCCTGACGGGCTGCCGCCTGCCCGGCCGCGACGGCCTCGCCGACATCGCCATCTCCGAGGCCCGCATCACGGCGATCACCGCTCACGAGCCGACGCCGCCCCGGAGCAATCTCGTGGACGTCAGAGGGCGACTGGTGACCCCGGGGCTGATCGAAGCCCACATCCACCTGGACAAGGCGCTGCTCTCCGAGCGCATCAGCGCGCCCGCCGCCTCCGCCCAGGAGGCGATCCGTCTCGTCGCCGAGGCCAAGCGCCACTTCACCGTCGAGGACATCCAGCTTCGGGCCCGGCGGGTGCTCGATCTCGCCGTCGCCGCCGGGACCACCGCGATGCGCAGCCACGTCGAGGTCGATCCGATCATCGGCCTGGCGGGCATGGAGGCGATCCTGCCGCTCAAGACGGAGTACGCGCCCGCCATCGACCTCCAGCTCTGCGCCTTCGCCCAGGAGGGCATCCTCCAGGCGCCGGGGACCGAGGCGCTCCTCCGACGGGCACTCCAGATGGGCGCGGACCTCGTCGGCGGCTGTCCGTACAACGACACCGACGCCCTCAAGCACATCGACATCGTCTTCCGCCTCGCCGAGGCCTTCAACGTCGACGCCGACTTCCACGTCGACTTCTTCGACGAGCCCGAGCACCTGCACATCCGCGAGATCGTGGACCAGACGATTCGCATCGGATGGCAGGGGCGCGTGGCCGTGGGCCACCTCACCGAGCTGGCGGCGGTGCCGCCCTTCGAGCAGGACGAGATCATCGCGGACATCGCCACGGCCGGGATCGGCGTCATCTGCCTGCCGGCCACCGACCTCTACCTCATGGGACGGCACGACGACGCCAACCCCCGGCGGGGCCTCACGCCGGTGCGCCGGCTCCTCGCCAGCGGCGTGCCGGTCGCGCTCGCCTCCAACAACATCCGCAACCCCTTCACCACCGTGGGGACCGCCGACCTCACGCACATGGCATTCCTGGCCTCCGTCGCCGCCCACATGGGCACCGCCGACGAGATGCGCCAGCTGGTGGACGCGGTGACCATTCATCCCGCCCACATTCTCCGCCTGCCCAACTACGGCCTGGCCATCGGCTGCCGCGCCGATCTCGTCGTCTGGGAGTGCGCCGAGCCCGAAGACATCGTCGCTACGCTGGCCGGGCGCGCGCTCGTCATCAAGAGCGGCCACGTGACCATCGAGCACGAGCGGCACGTCCGCGAGCGCTGGCGCGAGGGGCGCGCGTCCCCCTAG
- a CDS encoding PPC domain-containing DNA-binding protein, translated as MAAKRMIAPGARAGHIVVVRLAYGDLLLESLQEICRREKIRNGVILTGFGSLTDVSVTGVLGPEFPPRRFFNRRRPRGVEIIAMSGVIADHHVHCHIVLANRAGAFGGHLEAGCRILSLAEIAIMRVDGIKLARLLDPATGQKLLQAVRAYARRNGRPDQEGSLASVQKRLARRR; from the coding sequence ATGGCAGCGAAGCGCATGATCGCCCCCGGCGCCCGGGCCGGCCACATCGTCGTCGTACGCTTGGCCTACGGCGACCTCCTGCTCGAGTCCCTCCAGGAGATCTGCCGACGGGAGAAGATCCGCAACGGCGTGATCCTCACGGGCTTCGGCAGCCTGACCGACGTCTCGGTGACGGGGGTCCTGGGCCCGGAGTTTCCGCCGCGGCGCTTCTTCAACCGGCGGCGGCCGCGGGGCGTCGAGATCATCGCGATGAGCGGCGTCATCGCCGACCACCACGTCCACTGCCACATCGTCCTCGCCAACAGGGCGGGGGCCTTCGGCGGCCACCTCGAGGCGGGCTGCCGGATCCTGAGCCTCGCCGAGATCGCGATCATGCGCGTGGACGGCATCAAGCTGGCCCGGCTCCTGGACCCGGCCACCGGGCAGAAGCTCCTGCAAGCCGTCCGCGCCTATGCGCGCCGCAACGGGCGCCCCGATCAGGAAGGCAGTCTGGCGTCGGTGCAGAAGCGGCTGGCCCGGCGGCGCTGA